A part of Thermococcus sp. SY098 genomic DNA contains:
- the glmM gene encoding phosphoglucosamine mutase: MGKYFGTSGIREVVNEKLTPELALKVGKALGTFLGGGKVVVGIDTRTSGEMLKNALISGLLSTGIDVIDIGLSPTPLTGFAIKLYEADAGVTITASHNPPEYNGIKVWQPNGMAYTSEMENELEKILESESFRKVAWNEIGKLSYADPKEEYIKKILDVIKLENSYTVVVDTGNGAGSLVSPYLQRELGNKVISLNAHPSGYFVRELEPNAKSLEWLAKTVKVMKADVGIAHDGDADRIGVIDDHGNFVEYEVMLSLISGYMLRKFGKGKIITTVDAGFALDDYVKPLGGEVVRVKVGDVAVAEGIVRENAVFGGEPSGTWIIPQWNLTPDGIFAGALVLEMIDKLGPLSELAKEVPRYVTMRAKIPCPNEKKRKAMEIIEREALKSFEYENLIDIDGIRIENSDWWILFRPSGTEPIMRITLEAHTREKAEELMKKAKELVERAIMRA, from the coding sequence ATGGGGAAGTACTTTGGGACAAGCGGGATCAGGGAAGTTGTCAATGAAAAACTGACTCCGGAGCTTGCTTTAAAAGTTGGAAAGGCTTTGGGGACTTTTCTTGGAGGAGGGAAAGTTGTCGTTGGGATTGATACAAGAACATCAGGGGAAATGTTGAAGAATGCACTGATCTCAGGGCTTTTAAGTACCGGTATTGATGTCATTGATATTGGTCTCTCCCCTACCCCTTTGACGGGCTTTGCGATAAAGCTTTACGAAGCAGATGCTGGAGTAACAATCACGGCATCACACAATCCGCCTGAATACAATGGAATCAAGGTCTGGCAGCCCAATGGAATGGCATACACAAGTGAGATGGAGAATGAGCTTGAGAAGATCCTTGAGAGTGAGAGCTTTAGGAAAGTCGCCTGGAATGAAATTGGAAAGCTGAGCTATGCAGACCCGAAGGAAGAATATATTAAGAAGATTTTGGATGTAATTAAGCTTGAAAACTCCTACACTGTTGTTGTTGATACGGGAAATGGCGCAGGTTCTCTCGTTAGTCCATATCTCCAGAGGGAGCTCGGAAACAAAGTTATAAGCCTCAATGCTCATCCTTCCGGATACTTTGTCCGTGAGCTGGAACCCAATGCGAAAAGCCTTGAGTGGCTTGCCAAAACTGTGAAGGTTATGAAGGCTGATGTGGGCATAGCCCATGACGGAGATGCCGACAGAATCGGCGTCATTGATGACCATGGGAACTTTGTTGAGTATGAGGTTATGCTGAGCTTAATCTCTGGCTACATGCTGAGGAAGTTTGGGAAAGGAAAAATAATTACAACGGTTGATGCCGGCTTTGCTTTGGACGATTACGTTAAGCCTTTGGGGGGAGAAGTCGTTAGGGTAAAAGTTGGAGATGTCGCTGTTGCGGAAGGCATAGTTAGGGAAAATGCAGTCTTTGGCGGTGAGCCAAGCGGAACTTGGATAATACCCCAGTGGAACTTAACTCCAGATGGAATTTTTGCGGGGGCTTTGGTCTTAGAGATGATTGACAAGCTTGGACCTTTGAGCGAATTAGCCAAGGAAGTGCCAAGGTATGTTACAATGAGGGCGAAGATACCATGTCCCAATGAGAAAAAGAGGAAAGCCATGGAGATAATTGAAAGAGAGGCATTAAAGAGCTTTGAGTATGAAAATTTAATCGACATAGATGGAATAAGAATTGAGAACTCTGACTGGTGGATTCTCTTTAGACCGAGCGGAACAGAACCGATAATGAGGATTACACTTGAGGCTCACACAAGGGAGAAGGCAGAGGAGCTGATGAAAAAAGCGAAGGAGTTAGTAGAGAGGGCAATAATGAGGGCGTGA
- a CDS encoding BtpA/SgcQ family protein gives MNFDRKVLIGMVHLKPLPGSYLYDGDFHRVIEHAVGEAKKLEKAGFDAVMVENFGDVPFPKTVEPITVAAMSVIAKAIRDEISLPIGINVLRNDAIAAYSIAYAVKADFIRVNVLSGVAYTDQGIIEGIAHELAKLRKLLPSRIKVFADVHVKHAYHFGEFGDALRDTVERGLADAVIISGKATGMEVDVEKLKKAKEISPVPVIVGSGTTYDNLPKLWKYADGFIVGTWIKRERKTENDIDPRRAEKIAELVKNLRADEV, from the coding sequence ATGAACTTCGACCGAAAAGTTCTCATTGGGATGGTTCACCTCAAACCCCTGCCGGGCTCCTACCTATACGATGGGGACTTTCATAGGGTCATCGAGCACGCGGTGGGTGAAGCTAAGAAGCTCGAAAAGGCAGGCTTTGATGCGGTGATGGTGGAGAACTTTGGAGATGTGCCTTTTCCAAAGACCGTTGAGCCCATAACAGTTGCAGCGATGAGCGTCATAGCTAAGGCAATCCGCGATGAAATCTCGCTTCCTATCGGCATAAATGTCCTGAGGAACGATGCGATAGCGGCTTATTCCATAGCCTATGCGGTAAAGGCGGACTTCATAAGGGTGAATGTGCTGAGCGGTGTAGCTTATACCGACCAGGGAATAATAGAGGGCATAGCCCATGAGCTGGCAAAGCTGAGGAAGCTCTTGCCAAGCAGAATAAAGGTCTTTGCCGATGTGCACGTTAAGCACGCGTATCACTTTGGGGAATTTGGAGATGCATTGAGAGACACAGTTGAGAGGGGCTTAGCTGACGCTGTAATTATCAGTGGAAAGGCAACTGGAATGGAAGTTGATGTTGAGAAACTTAAAAAAGCAAAGGAAATTTCACCAGTTCCCGTAATAGTGGGCTCAGGGACAACCTACGACAACCTCCCGAAGCTGTGGAAATACGCGGACGGCTTCATAGTGGGGACATGGATAAAGAGAGAGAGAAAAACCGAGAATGATATTGATCCGAGAAGGGCCGAAAAAATTGCTGAACTTGTGAAAAACCTCCGGGCAGATGAAGTTTAA
- a CDS encoding PKD domain-containing protein: MNLWRKLTVYLVFLALFSSFAPEAYAGDADLTEAIPGAVIKDEEIIVGDRGDHLLMYEDEKGDLLYQFSRNYEMWDEITAGDVNGDGKAEIIHGDRDTDKLYILTRSGQMLRKKNVGFEAGDDIVCGDVNKDGKDEIIFADRNDWIKVYDENFNELSKFKIDFSDEDAIASGDIDGDGKDEIIWGDHSKNLIIVYDMYGNSIMSFSTDDYFDLTGRDEIAVGDVNLDGIGEIVVATQDKDNYGKSKGIHVFKVAEGKAYEISSFRIEYAKGDRMVIGDVNRDVVDEIVWASRTGKIKVYNYQGELINGPNGFSSRFEYGAGLAVGDVDGNSITVGPPIHSTMSITNKVIAVINAPPVDFDVINETGVFYATYMTKNTRALSVSVKAVSDFSFSLGVKLGVGLKGVAESEVRLKAKVQQKFEATRGNEHMFSETYDVTADMADGILHVSTDYDVYEFPIISPPELAVINGEQQYILVTVPKGKPHIHLSNYNSDIHRIGDITTYPTRPEDLPNYEVNNELFHYTIEVGKVKGGGGFYMKDANWRETKNTFSVSVSMEAKASGKIGLFGSYEVNLQGNYGKSKITTHKVSISNETRVHIEYNGRIEDRDKWYNATAIAYLDSEDGHLVLEFIVPSMGSYYKTRSLSPLGFSYDQIKLISKPLPRNIIVPPLVLNMFGSSCKIDASHSSGKAPLKVDFQISTSGGGGVKNWTLNFGDGTVLRNTGNVSTLLSHTYSEEGNYRATMNIENLWGYKANCSKEITVLPNKAPKAMFNISPSPAKVEDEIEFMDSSKDEDGSIVKWNWNFGDGTTSTERNPKHSYSSPGMYTVTLTVEDDSGMKASYSKSITINPKNQLPTADFTFLPKEPKAEETVNFVDKSYDSDGNIVSWNWDFGDGTTSTEREPTHTYSSPGNYTVRLVVKDDKGGEDEIAINIVVKAAPTPTETETTSSKTETPTESIPTSPTTTSTSTTSSSSASSPLPTETQTGTCGPAFLVALMLLSLFSRKEG; this comes from the coding sequence ATGAACCTTTGGAGAAAACTAACTGTATATTTGGTATTTTTAGCGTTATTTAGCTCTTTTGCTCCAGAAGCCTATGCAGGAGACGCAGACCTTACGGAAGCAATTCCAGGTGCTGTTATCAAGGACGAAGAAATAATAGTGGGGGACAGAGGAGATCATCTGCTTATGTATGAGGATGAAAAAGGGGATCTACTTTACCAGTTTAGCCGAAACTATGAAATGTGGGACGAGATCACTGCGGGGGATGTGAACGGCGATGGGAAAGCAGAAATCATTCATGGCGATAGAGATACTGACAAACTGTACATTCTAACCCGAAGTGGACAAATGTTGAGAAAGAAAAATGTTGGATTTGAAGCAGGAGATGATATAGTCTGTGGAGACGTCAATAAAGACGGAAAAGATGAGATAATTTTCGCTGACAGAAATGACTGGATTAAAGTTTATGACGAAAACTTCAATGAACTGAGCAAGTTTAAGATCGATTTTTCTGATGAAGATGCGATTGCTTCAGGGGACATAGACGGAGATGGAAAGGACGAGATAATTTGGGGGGATCATAGTAAAAACCTCATAATAGTATACGACATGTATGGGAACTCAATAATGAGCTTCTCAACAGATGATTACTTCGACTTAACAGGAAGAGACGAAATTGCAGTAGGGGACGTCAATCTTGATGGTATTGGAGAAATTGTAGTAGCAACTCAAGATAAAGACAATTACGGAAAATCGAAAGGAATTCATGTGTTCAAGGTAGCTGAAGGGAAAGCTTATGAAATTTCATCCTTTAGAATTGAATATGCCAAAGGGGACAGAATGGTTATTGGAGATGTAAACAGAGATGTTGTTGATGAGATAGTATGGGCAAGTCGAACCGGAAAAATAAAAGTGTACAACTATCAGGGTGAATTGATAAATGGACCGAATGGGTTTTCATCACGCTTTGAGTATGGAGCTGGCTTAGCGGTTGGAGACGTTGATGGCAATTCAATAACAGTTGGTCCGCCAATACACAGCACCATGAGTATAACAAACAAGGTTATCGCAGTTATAAATGCACCCCCTGTAGATTTCGACGTTATAAATGAAACCGGCGTATTTTATGCCACATACATGACCAAAAATACAAGAGCATTATCAGTATCTGTAAAGGCAGTAAGTGACTTCTCTTTTTCACTTGGAGTTAAACTTGGTGTAGGATTGAAAGGAGTGGCAGAGTCAGAAGTTAGGCTCAAAGCAAAGGTGCAACAGAAATTTGAAGCAACCAGAGGAAATGAACACATGTTTTCTGAAACCTATGATGTAACAGCAGACATGGCGGATGGCATTCTTCATGTGAGCACTGATTATGATGTTTATGAGTTTCCAATAATAAGCCCTCCAGAGCTGGCAGTTATCAATGGAGAACAGCAATATATACTTGTAACGGTACCGAAGGGGAAACCCCATATCCATCTAAGCAACTACAACTCAGATATTCACAGAATTGGGGATATAACCACATATCCGACAAGACCTGAAGACCTTCCAAATTATGAAGTAAATAATGAACTCTTCCATTACACAATTGAAGTTGGCAAAGTAAAAGGAGGCGGAGGATTCTACATGAAAGATGCTAACTGGAGAGAGACAAAAAATACATTCTCGGTTTCAGTATCAATGGAGGCAAAAGCCTCTGGAAAAATTGGGCTTTTTGGAAGTTATGAGGTGAATCTCCAAGGAAACTATGGAAAAAGCAAGATAACTACCCACAAAGTGTCAATTTCCAATGAAACCAGGGTGCATATAGAATACAACGGAAGAATCGAAGATCGGGATAAATGGTACAATGCAACTGCCATTGCTTACTTGGATAGTGAAGACGGACATTTAGTTCTTGAGTTCATAGTGCCAAGTATGGGTTCATATTACAAAACAAGAAGTCTCAGTCCCTTAGGATTTAGCTACGATCAGATAAAACTGATCTCCAAACCACTTCCAAGGAACATTATAGTACCACCTTTAGTGCTGAACATGTTTGGCTCAAGCTGTAAGATAGATGCCTCCCATTCTTCAGGCAAAGCACCATTGAAGGTTGATTTCCAAATATCCACATCAGGAGGGGGAGGAGTAAAGAACTGGACGCTGAATTTTGGAGATGGGACAGTTTTAAGAAATACCGGAAATGTAAGCACCCTGCTAAGCCACACGTATTCGGAGGAGGGCAACTATAGAGCTACTATGAACATTGAAAATCTATGGGGATACAAGGCAAACTGTAGTAAAGAGATCACAGTTCTTCCGAACAAAGCACCCAAAGCCATGTTTAATATTTCTCCTTCACCAGCAAAGGTTGAAGATGAAATTGAGTTTATGGACAGTTCCAAAGATGAAGACGGCAGTATAGTGAAATGGAACTGGAACTTCGGGGATGGAACAACATCTACAGAGAGAAACCCAAAGCATTCCTATTCATCACCAGGAATGTACACAGTGACACTCACAGTTGAAGATGACTCAGGGATGAAAGCAAGTTACTCGAAGAGCATTACTATAAATCCCAAGAATCAACTCCCAACTGCAGACTTTACATTTCTCCCGAAGGAGCCAAAAGCTGAGGAAACCGTTAACTTTGTTGACAAATCCTACGACAGTGATGGAAACATTGTAAGCTGGAACTGGGACTTTGGAGATGGAACAACCTCAACAGAAAGAGAGCCCACTCACACATATTCTTCTCCGGGAAACTACACGGTGAGGTTGGTTGTTAAAGATGACAAAGGAGGAGAAGACGAAATAGCTATCAACATTGTGGTAAAGGCTGCTCCAACACCCACCGAAACCGAAACAACTTCAAGCAAAACCGAAACACCTACAGAGAGTATTCCAACATCACCTACCACAACTTCAACATCAACAACATCCTCTTCAAGTGCGAGTTCTCCATTACCAACAGAGACACAAACGGGCACATGTGGACCGGCCTTTCTGGTGGCATTAATGCTCCTTTCATTATTTAGCAGAAAGGAGGGGTAG
- a CDS encoding PH domain-containing protein translates to MSEKLPKGILENLYPDEDVLYAIKKKFSLEAKPKWLVVTDRRILYVDEKLLGRYELTAVPYEKLELVYVKVGKIYSEFLIRKEDGNEIKLTKMDKEEARKAIEAIRDALNEIAVEPVTIERKKHLMSEEWVIHKPKEAVSRSIRMEPRKFRERKEEDPLEKLKKLKELYDMGVITQEEYEEKRKKLLEKI, encoded by the coding sequence ATGAGTGAAAAACTCCCAAAAGGTATTTTAGAAAACCTTTATCCAGATGAAGATGTTCTCTATGCCATAAAAAAGAAGTTCAGCTTGGAAGCAAAGCCTAAATGGTTGGTTGTGACAGATAGAAGAATCCTGTACGTGGATGAAAAGCTCTTAGGAAGATATGAGCTGACAGCTGTTCCATATGAAAAGCTTGAACTTGTTTATGTGAAAGTGGGCAAAATATATTCAGAGTTCTTGATTAGAAAAGAAGATGGGAACGAAATTAAATTGACAAAGATGGACAAGGAAGAAGCAAGAAAAGCTATAGAAGCCATAAGAGATGCTCTAAACGAGATTGCAGTTGAGCCTGTAACTATTGAAAGAAAGAAGCACCTAATGAGTGAGGAGTGGGTTATCCACAAGCCAAAGGAAGCTGTGAGCAGGTCAATTAGAATGGAACCAAGGAAATTTAGGGAAAGGAAAGAGGAAGATCCTCTTGAGAAGCTCAAGAAGCTAAAAGAACTCTATGACATGGGTGTTATAACCCAAGAAGAGTACGAAGAAAAAAGGAAAAAGCTCTTAGAGAAGATTTAA